The Beijerinckiaceae bacterium RH AL1 genome has a segment encoding these proteins:
- a CDS encoding hypothetical protein (ID:RHAL1_00697;~conserved protein of unknown function;~source:Prodigal:2.6): MLALRYAHRLPADYALETIRARAAARGPQWDATPKLAFKAFAIRTRGVAGASANVYASIYLWLDAAAATGMLADPDRFGAVIAAFGRPSVDLSLPLAARAIGDGRDVRALVQDEVALDADVDPAALRASEAARVADALGDPDVLAAMSALDPTAWRLTRTVLLRTPIEAARSGTAYDVAYLARPGWARLKQGES; this comes from the coding sequence ATGCTGGCACTGCGGTACGCGCATCGGCTTCCGGCCGACTACGCGCTCGAGACGATCCGCGCGCGGGCCGCGGCACGCGGGCCGCAGTGGGATGCGACGCCCAAGCTCGCCTTCAAGGCGTTCGCGATCCGCACACGCGGCGTCGCCGGCGCCTCGGCGAACGTCTACGCCTCGATCTACCTCTGGCTGGACGCTGCGGCGGCGACGGGCATGCTGGCCGATCCCGATCGCTTCGGCGCCGTCATCGCCGCGTTCGGCCGGCCGTCGGTCGATCTCAGCCTTCCGCTCGCGGCGCGCGCCATAGGCGACGGCCGCGACGTCCGCGCGCTGGTGCAGGACGAGGTCGCGCTCGATGCCGACGTCGACCCCGCGGCGCTGCGCGCGTCCGAGGCGGCGCGCGTCGCCGATGCGCTGGGCGATCCCGATGTGCTCGCCGCGATGTCGGCGCTCGATCCGACGGCTTGGCGGCTGACCCGCACCGTGCTTCTGCGCACGCCCATAGAAGCGGCGCGGAGCGGCACCGCGTACGACGTCGCCTATCTCGCGCGCCCTGGCTGGGCGCGGCTCAAGCAGGGAGAAAGCTGA
- the yusQ gene encoding putative tautomerase YusQ (ID:RHAL1_00698;~source:Prodigal:2.6): MPLVRISLRHGKDAAYKKALVDGIYGAMSQAFGVPKDDLFMVVHEHDADAFFYSPSYLDIARSDDLVMIQITANNTRELPQKKAFYQAVADALARSPGVRKEDVFINLVEVKKENWSFGSGIAQYA; the protein is encoded by the coding sequence ATGCCCCTCGTTCGGATCTCGCTCCGTCACGGCAAGGATGCCGCCTACAAGAAGGCGCTCGTCGACGGCATCTACGGCGCCATGAGCCAAGCATTCGGGGTGCCGAAGGACGATCTCTTCATGGTCGTCCACGAGCACGACGCCGACGCGTTCTTCTACAGCCCGAGCTATCTCGATATCGCGCGCAGCGACGATCTCGTGATGATCCAGATCACCGCCAACAACACGCGCGAGCTGCCGCAGAAGAAGGCCTTCTACCAGGCCGTCGCTGACGCGCTTGCCCGTTCGCCCGGCGTGCGCAAGGAGGACGTCTTCATCAACCTCGTCGAGGTGAAGAAGGAGAACTGGTCGTTCGGCAGCGGCATCGCGCAGTACGCTTGA